Genomic window (Procambarus clarkii isolate CNS0578487 chromosome 87, FALCON_Pclarkii_2.0, whole genome shotgun sequence):
agaatggtccaggacggactgaaacgtcgtcgtcccttcactttctagtgtgtggtttggtcaaccttACCCTACAAGTTTTACCCCctagaacacgacccgccaatcggGTTTACTGCCAGGTCTCCAGTTACTATTTTTTATTGACTATAAGTTATATGCAACTGGAACAAATCAAATGGGTTGTTGTCGAAGTAACCACTATAGAGTTTCGCAGGCAAATATTATATAGTCACTGCAGTCAATCGGTAACTGGAAAGATGAAGCTTAGGAGCTAGTGCTCTACCTAGTAAGCTATTGATAACATGGATAAAGGAGACATGGATGGCAACTTTGCACatgtgagtcacagggatgtttgaAACAAACTATTTTAGTGTATTGGTatggtcatgagagagaaatAACAGAAGTTAAATCAGTAAATAGCTTCAAATAGATGATGAACAGGATTATCGGAAGTCAGTGCATTCATCAACCGACAGCTGGCAAAAAGACAGAACCCAGTAAACATATTGAGGTGAAAACAATAAAAAGATCTATAATATGCAAATTAGTTTTTACCATAAAAAGAAAACCGAACAAACCAATACAATTAGCGAATATTTTTTCCGCTTACTGAAAGCCTGACAATTTAACTCGGACGTTAAGTCACGCATAAGAAAGACCTGCAGGAGCATAATGCGATGTTTTTTATAGTAGCTGCCGTCTCCCACTTTCATAACGCGCAACACATGAGGGCATTGAGCGTCAGCACGGGCAAGTAAAGAGACGTGAAGTGCACCATTGCAGCCTCCGGCTCTCCACACCCTGACAATTACGGTAACATACGCTACCCATCCCTTCCATACATTGAAAAATACATACGCTGCCTAAACGACGAGGATAATCATGCACACGCGCTTGGCCAATTATTGCACTATTTGTATTATTTCATAATTGTTTATTAATACAGAAAGGAAGCGTATGAAgaccaggcgatgagtcacaataacgtggctcaagaatgttgaccaaaccacacactagaaggtgaagggacgacgacgtttcggtccgtcctggaccattctcaagtcgactgtgtatCAACTTGagtaccattcacaatcgacttgagaatggtccaggacggaccgaagcgtcgtcgtcccttcaccttctagcgtaTGAAGTGTTTATGTGGGTCGTAAGATCGTATAACAAACGTAGCACAAGGACGTAAAAACATGCTGGCTTTAGGTTCCCATACGGTGGATGTGGGCCTCGTCCAAGGCGTAAGATACGCCTTTACGGTGATTATTTAACTTCCTTTCTTCTCTGAGGCGAAAGATATCAGTTCCCGATACACAGTTTAAACTCATTAGCGACCGTCGTCTGCTCTTTCTGTAATGTTTATCTCTGCTTTCCTTCCTCTTTAAGAAAACACACACGAAGCTGCAACAACTAATTACTAAGATAATCTTTATTCGTATAAATTAAACAAGTAGTTAATAATGCGTACAGGAGACTCGCACACCTTTATTAATAACATGTTACTATTGTTTATTTAAGCTCCTCACATAACCTTGTAAACACCGACCAGAATGAAAATTAATAGACAAGATGAATATGAGTCAGTCCAGTGGGTGACTAGACTCACCTTATCATCGTGTACGGAAGCTATCAGAGAGCCCTGAGGAGAGGCGGTCACAGGAGATATaattacaacatacaagatactcagACAAAGTGGAAAAGAACAGCATATTTAAATCAGGAAAAGTAGGACAAGAGGGCACAGATGGAATCTGGAAACGCAAATGAATCGAAGAAATGCAAGTAAATACTTGTATCTTGcacgggtggtcaacaagtggaatgcacagaGAAGCagcagttgtggaagccacctccattcacaactgtaaagccagattcgatGAAGAATTTGTGTCAGGAATGTTAAATTATAACTGGACAAGCGTATGGCCAGCAGGCGAGCTAGGCCTCGCTCCCCCCGTGGTCATTATTAGGTGAAAGCTGTTATGCAAGTACCTCCTCCTTTTCTTTCCCTTGCTGCTGCTACGGCTGCTGCTACCGCTTCTacgagttgctgctgctgctgctgcttctacgagttgctgctgctgctgctcttatgagttgctgctgctgctgctgctgcttctacgagttgctgctgctgctgcttctacgagtcgctgctgctactgcttcttcgagttgctgctgctgctgcctctacaagttgctgctgctgcttctatgagttgctgctgctgctttttctacgagttgctgctgctgcttctggttAACTTTTGTGATAACAATAGACAGTATTCCAGCGCCTCGGCCAAGTATTCTTGAATTTTCAATTCCAATATGTCACGGCTGTGTTTTGTTTCATTGTAGTTTTACGTAAACTGCACAGATTATCAATGACAAGTCAAATATTAGGATTACTCTGAAGGTATGTCGCTTGCCCCCTCTGTATTTCAACTTCAGATACCGTTTGTGCAATGTCTAAATTTTTGCCAGATTTCTGATAGATATCAGTAAAAGTTTCCTTCACGAGTATCCATTTGAGAGCAATATGGATTGGCATTCCAAGTCCCCGTTCATGCTCTGCTGCTTCTGGTTCCCGGTACAATACTCCCATACCTGACATTCCTGGATTTAGAATACCATGCTGAAAATGTCGATATTCTGCCTCAGTTCAACTCCAGTTGCCGTGCTTAAATCCCACCCCAGAGCCACCAATTCTGACTTGGCAGACGTCCACTGATATGGAAGAAACTAACTTTCTCAAGTCTTAACTCTGTCACCTGAAGCTTTAACTTAGCCGCTAGCAGCAACCACAGTCTTGCCTCCCGTCCAAGagatatcaaaggcttttctactCCAGCTGCCCCGCAATGTGCAAGAGGTCGACTCTCACATCTTTACTCATTTTTAGATTAAAAAATTGTCACACCAACTTTGCGTTAATGTCGGTTAGATTAGTTTAAGATGAATTGATAATTCGGCTTCAAAATCCTTTGGCGAAGCGTCTTATGAACGAAGTGACCTAAATTGGCATGGTGTATGTCAACTGCCGCCACTGATGCCAAGTTTGTGTCTTAATGCCATTAACTGTTCGTCGATATTCAAGAAGGCCTTATTACACTAAGACGATTTACCAATGCAACAAGTATACACAAGTCAGTGGAGGATGTGTTGGATATGATGGAGGGGATTGAGTGCTCAGGATTACATGTTGAATACATGTATAAATGTAGGGATTGACGTACGTGTCTCGGGGATGGGAGAAAGAGGGACACATACTAACTAAGGAGAGTGACGTACGAGTCTCTAGAGGCTACGTCAGTAAGACGCGCTGGTGCGTGGTTACGTCAGTAAGACGGGCTGGTGCGTGGTTACGTCAGTAAGACGTGCTGGTGCGTGGTTACGTCAGTAAGACGGGCTGGTGCGTGGCTACGTCAGTAAGACGCGCTGGTGCGTGGCTACGTCAGTAAGACGCGCTGGTGCGTGGCTACGTCAGTAAGACGCGCTGGTGTGTGGCTACGTCAGTAAGACGCGCTGGTGCGTGGCTACGTCAGTAAGACGTGCTGGTGCGTGGCTACGTCAGTAAGACGCGCTGGTGTGTGGCTACGTCAGTAAGACGCGCTGGTGCGTGGCTACGTCAGTAAGACGCGCTGGTGCGTGGCTACGTCAGTAAGACGCGCTGGTGTGTGGCTACGTCAGTAAGACGCGCTGGTGCGTGGCTACGTCAGTAAGACGCGCTGGTGCGTGGCTCCGTCAGTAAGACGGGCTGGTGCGTGGCTACGTCAGTAAGACGCGCTGGTGCGTGGCTACGTCAGTAAGACGCGCTGGTGCGTGGCTACGTCAGTAAGACGCGCTGGTGCGTGGCTCCGTCAGTAAGACGGGCTGGTGCGTGGTTACGTCAGTAAGACGCGCTGGTGCGTGGCTACGTCAGTAAGACGCGCTGGTGCGTGGCTACGTCAGTAAGACGGGCTGGTGTGTGGCTACGTCAGTAAGACGGGCTGGTGCGTGGCTACGTCAGTAAGACGTGCTGGTGCGTGGCTACGTCAGTAAGACGGGCTGGTGCGTGGCTACGTCAGTAAGACGCGCTGGTGCATGGTTACGTCAGTAAGACGTGCTGGTGCGTTGCTACGTCAGTAAGACGCACTGGTGCGTGGCTACGTCAGTAAGACGTAGCCTTACGCACAGGGGCGGCACCTGTACTATTTAGTATCATTTGACCAGTTAATTACCTGAACAGTTCATCAGTTTCAAGGTCTATTCTCATGGACTACATTGCTCTTATTACATGATATTTGTAGCTATGACAGAGAAGCATATGTAGTGatggatgagttgatggatgagggggacggatgagttgatggatgagggggacggatgagttgatggatgagggGGACGGATGAGTTGTTGGATGAGGGGGGGCGGATGAGTTGTTGGATGAGGGGGGCGGATGAGTTGTTGGATGAGGGGGGgcggatgagttgatggatgagggGGACGGATGAGTTGTTGGATGAGGGGGACGGATGAGTTGTTGGATGAGGGGGGCGGATGAGTTGATCAATGAAGGCGTTTGCTGCAGTCTGTGTTTGATTATGATAGAGTACGCACTCATGCGTGCTTGTTCACGTCTAGTTTAACCAGGGATGCTAACGGAGATTGAGTTCTAGTCTCTGGGCCCCGTCTTTGGGCTGTCAGCTAGTTAGTTACTCCAGACCACCTTCTCCTATATCATACTGCTCTTGACAACTGTGAATGGAGTTTACAATTTCCGCCGCCTCCCCAATTAATTCCCCTTTGCACACTGCTCCTACACACACTGATAAGATCCTCTCCTGCCTCCCCTTCAGTCTGATACGGACCAGAGGGCTTGAGTATATCTGTACACAGGTGCGCGAATGTTCTATTTGTACCTGGGCAAGAATTTCAGGTCTTTGGGCTTGCATCTAAACTATCGCATACCTGGTACAACTAGTACACTTCATCTAGCACGTCATGGCTACACTGTCTGTTCTAGTGCAATTTCAATGCTCGCTAACGCTAAGTGACTACTTCCTGTTAACTCCATGACATGTTTTGGTCTTAGTCTGATTGATGAAAATGTCTTAATATTTTGTAGATTACCCCTTTTTCGTCGTGTATGTACTTACCTAACTgtacttgcggaggttgagcctcGATTCTTGTGATCCTCCTCTCGACCTTTACTCAGCTGGAgaataggggccagattcacgaagttacgcaagtacttacgaatgtgtacatctttcctcaatctttgacgcctttggttacatttattaaacagtttacaagcatgaaaacttcccaatcaactgttgttgttgttataaacagtctcctggtgcttctgaGCTTATTAActgattaataattgtaaacaaagccaccaatgattgagaaaagatgcacaggttcgtaagtgcttctgtaactgtttcgtgaatctggaccctagGTCCGGAGCCTATATTGCACTGTTATGTACATCTACACGGTGTGCTGACACCATTGAACTAAATGGTGGattccatttgtttactatcATGATAtttcttcctaatatctctgtggctcgcttGATGCTTAGTTTCCATCTGTTATTTCCTATTTCCCTATTTTTCTGCTCCAGCTCGTTCTCACTATTGACAAGCGTCAAGTTTTAAGTGATTTCACCAAAACGGTACAGCAACGACGGCGCTTCttacaggtcggtgttcaatccccgaccatccaagtggctgAGTACCGTTCCTTTCTCCCGTCAAATCCCAAATGCTTaatctgatcccttccaagtgctatatagttgtaatagcttggcgctctctcctgatcTGTGCTTAACTCCGGCTCTCCACACCCTGACAATTACGGTAACGTCCGCTACCCATCCCTTCCATACATTGACAAATACATACGTTGCCTAATCGCTCTCTCCTGACCTTACCTCCCCTGATAAGAAGCGTTCCAACCTGGGCCACCCCGTAACCTATGAAGGTTACCTATTTTAACCGTAACCTACTTTATTCCAATACTTTTCATGGTAATTCATACGGCTCATATCTGGGACTATTCTAATAGCATTTTGAGTGTGTCCGCGCGCGTGCCTGCTAGTGGGCGCGTGCGTGCGCGCTCTCTGGGTCGGTATGGAGGAGGAGCAGCGGGGCAAGATTCACCCTTAAcacatttttaatttaatttttgaaGGGCCTGAGGAAAGGCGGCCCAGGAGGGAAGTTGATTAAACTAGCGAGGCCCACCAGCCCTGGCTTAGTTGTTGCGCTGACCTGtgatgacccccccccccgctgaCCTGTGATGACCCTTCTCGACCTGTGATGACCCCCCTCGACCTGTGATGACACCCCCCCTCGACCTGTAATGACCCCCCGCTAACAtgtgatgcccccccccccccgctgacctgtgatgacccccccccccccccccccgctgaccTTACCACATTCAACCCGCTCTCTTCATTCCCCCTCCGTAATTAAGGCAGTGGTTTAACGTAACCAAAAGCGTCAGAACCTAACCTAATGGAGCCGATAAACATCGTGCACCAGAAGCGTCAATAACGctgtgttttcaatttctctaaaCGCCCGCAATTTGTACGGAGGCGTTAATGCGTACTAAAAAGTAGCGCGCTCCGTAGGACGACAGGTTGGCAAAGTAGCACTGTAGATGGTTCCTGTAACACAGTGGTTTGCGTCCTCTCATCACAATATAGGGACCCGGGTACAATACCAGGGCGGAACAGAAACGAtttggcacgtttcctttcacctgatgcctctcttcacctagcagtaaaataggtacccgggagttaagcaactgttgtggggtgcaTCCTGGAGAAGGTCAGTAGCTGGCCTAGGGAGAAGCTAGGTAAGCCTAAGCACaggctaaccccccccccccgccccttccaCGCTGGGCAAAGGAATTTAATTATGTCTTAATAATCATAACTTGCTCAAGTATATAAAGGATGGGAAGACGTTCCCCCAAAATAGAGCCTAATCACTGGCAAGAAGGGTTAAAGAAGCCAGGAATGTGAAATAAGATTATGAATCGTGGATggaacacgggctcaccatagcccgtgctacttggaactttttgttccaggtagcgaatcttaaataacaacaacagtggatGGAAAACGGGTTcttccaggttatcttgaggttatcttgagatgatttcggggcttttagtgctcccgcggcccggtcctcgaccaggcctccaccccaaggaagcagcccgtgacagctgactaacacccaggtacctattttactgctaggtaagaggggcatagggtgaaagaaactctgcccattgtttctcgccggcgcctgggatcgaacccgggaccacaggatcacaagtccagcgtgctgtgcgCTCGGCGGACCGGCTCCCCGTGTTAAACTATTGTGTTAAACTATTGTTAGCGAGAGGATTGGACCATTGAAAACTGTCAGGTCACCTAATAGATAATGTAGAAGACGGATGGCGTTCTAAATAGATGTTTTGTCTCGGTCCTGACTAGAGAAGAAATAGACGATTTCCAGGCAGTTGAACACCTTTGTTGAGAATGAAGACGGTCAGCCAACAGTAACTAGGGGAGACTTTAAGACGGTCAGCCAACAGTAACTAGGGGAGACTTTAAGACGGTCAGCCAACAGTAACTAGGGGAGACTTTAGGACGGTCAGCCAACAGTAACTAGGGGAGACTTTAAGACGGTCAGCCAACAGTAACTAGGGGAGACTTTAAGACGGTCAGCCAACAGTAACTAGGGGAGACTTTAGGACGGTCAGCCAACAGTAACTAGGGGAGACTTTAGGACGGTCAGCCAACAGTAACTAGGGGAGACTTTAGGACGGTCAGCCAACAGTAACTAGGGGAGACTTTAAGACGGTCAGCCAACAGTAACTAGGGGAGACTTTAGGACGGTCAGCCAACAGTAACTAGGGGAGACTTTAGGACGGTCAGCCAACAGTAACTAGGGGAGACTTTAGGACGGTCAGCCAACAGTAACTAGGGGAGACTTTAAGACGGTCAGCCAACAGTAACTAGGGGAGACTTTAGGACGGTCAGCCAACAGTAACTAGGGGAGACTTTAGGACGGTCAGCCAACAGTAACTAGGGGAGACTTTAGGACGGTCAGCCAACAGTAACTAGGGGAGACTTTAGGAAACTGAAAAAAACGAGCCAAAAACTGACCAATGGCCCGTGGTAAAATATTTCCTAGATGGTCTAGGACCGTCCTTGTGGAGACACAAGCACACGGAGCGTCCTTGTAGAGACACAAGTACAAGGAGCGTCCTTGTAGAGACACAAGAACAAGGACCGTCCTTGTAGAGACACAAGCACAAGGAGCGTCCTTGTGGAGACACAAGAACAAGGAGCGTCCTTGTAGAGACACAAGCACAAGGACCGTCCTTGTGGAGACACAAGAACAAGGAGCGTCCTTGTAGAGACACAAGCACAAGGAGCGTCCTTGTAGAGACACAAGCACAAGGACCGTCCTTGTGGAGACACAAGCACAAGTAGCGTCCTTGTGGAGACACAAGCACAAGGAGCGTCCTTGTGGAGACACAAGCACAAGGACCGTCCTTGTAGAGACACAAGCACAAGGACCGTCCTTGTGGAGACACAAGAACAAGGAGCGTCCTTGTAGAGACACAAGCACAAGGACCGTCCTTGTGGAGACACAAGCACAAGTAGCGTCCTTGTGGAGACACAAGCACAAGGAGCGTCCTTGTGGAGACACAAGCACAAGGACCGTCCTTGTAGAGACACAAGCACAAGGACCGTCCTTGTAGAGACACAAGCACAAGGACCGTCCTTGTAGAGACACAAGCACAAGGACCGTCCTTGTGGAGACACAAGCACAAGGAGCGTCCTTGTGGAGACACAAGCACAAGGACCGTCCTTGTAGAGACACAAGCACAAGGACCGTCCTTGTAGAGACACAAGCACAAGGACCGTCCTTGTAGAGACACAAGCACAAGGACCGTCCTTGTAGAGACACAAGCACAAGGAGCGTCCTTGTAGAGACACAAGCACAAGGACCGTCCTTGTGGAGACACAAGCACAAGGACCGTCCTTGTAGAGACACAAGTACAAGGAGCGTCCTTGTGGAGACACAAGAACAAGGACCGTCCTTGTGGAGACACAAGCACAAGGACCGTCCTTGTAGAGACACAAGCACAAGGACCGTCCTTGTGGAGACACAAGCACAAGGAGCGTCCTTGTAGAGACACAAGTACAAGGAGCGTCCTTGTAGACACAAGCACAAGGAGCGTCCTTGTAGAGACACAAGTACAAGGAGCGTCCTTGTAGACACAAGCACAAGGAGCGTCCTTGTAGAGACACAAGTACAAGGAGCGTCCTTGTGGAGACACAAGCACAAGGACCGTCCTTATAGAGACACAAGTACAAGGAGCGTCCTTGTAGAGACACAAACACAAGGACCGTCCTTGTGGAGACACGAGTACAAGGAGCGTCCTAGTAGACACAAGCACAAGGAGCGTCCTTGTAGACACAAGCACAAGGACCGTCCTTGTAGAGACACAAGCACAAGGACCGTCCTTGTAGAGACACAAGCACAAGGAGCGTCCTTGTAGACACAAGTACAAGGAGCGTCCTTGTAGACACAAGCACAAGGAGCGTCCTTGTAGAGACACAAGTACAAGGAGCGTCCTTGTAGAGACACAAGCACAAGGAGCGTCCTTGTAGAGACACAAGCACAAGGAGCGTCCTTGTAGAGACACAAGTACAAGGACCGTCCTTGTAGAGACACAAGTACAAGGAGCGTCCTTGTAGAGACACAAGTACAAGGACCATCCTTGTAGAGACACAAGCACAAGGACCGTCCTTGCAGCTTCGCAACACTCACTTGTAAAGCCGTGCAGGTTTAATGGCTTTAAGTTTAATCTGCAGGTAATTACAAGTTTAATATTCAATAATTATAGGATAACTGTGCTTTGCAAATTGATCCATAATTAAATAGGCATGTTTAGATGGTAGCCTATCAAGGAAGACTTGGCCCATCGCTATGAATAGCACATCACAcaatacatacatattccaagtaTACATAACACTGTTTCAgtattttaaaataaatattatattttacAATATTAGTGTAAATTGTACTAATGGATAATGTATAATATTATGTTTCTATTGCATACGTGCAAGAAAATAACAGAATTTGGACAGAAACAGAAAAATAAAAGTGAAATTTGGCATTTATCTGATGTTGTGGAGGAGGTGGACGTGGTTGTTACGGTGGAGGAGGTGGACGTGGTTGTTACGGTGGAGGAGGTGGACGTGGTTGttacggtggtggaggtggacgaGGTTGTTACGGTGGTGGTGGACGTGGTTGttacggtggtggaggtggacgtGGTTGTTACGGTGGAGGTGGACGTGGTTGttacggtggtggaggtggacgtGGTTGTTACGGTGGAGGAGGTGGACGTGGTTGTTACGGTGGAGGAGGTGGACGAGGTTGTTACGGTGGAGGTGGACGTGGTTGttacggtggtggaggtggacgtGGTTGTTACGGTGGAGGAGGTGGACGTGGTTGttacggtggtggaggtggacgtGGTTGTTACGGTGGAGGAGGTGGACGTGGTTGTTACGGTGGAGGAGGTGGACGTGGTTGttacggtggtggaggtggacgtGGTTGTTACGGTGGAGGAGGTGGACGTGGTTGttacggtggtggaggtggacgaGGTTGTTACGGTGGAGGAGGTGGACGTGGTTGTTACGGTGGTGGTGGACGAGGCTGTTACGGTGGTGAAGGTGGACGTGGTTGTTacggtggtgggggtggaggtggttgttacggtggtggaggtggacgtGGTTGTTACGGTGGTGGTGGACGTGGTTGTTacggtggtgggggtggaggtggttgttacggtggtgggggtggaggtggttgtTACGGTGGTGGTGGACGTGGTTGTTACGGTGGAGGAGGTGGACGAGGTTGttacggtggtggaggtggacgtGGTTGtaacggtggtggaggtggacgtGGTTGTTACGGTGGAGGAGGTGGACGAGGTTGTTACGGTGGAGGAGGTGGACGTGGTTGTTACGGTGGAGGTGGACGTGGTTGTTACGGTGGAGAAGGTGGACGTGGTTGTTACGGTGGAGGAGGTGGACGAGGTTGTTACGGTGGAGGAGGTGGACGTGGTTGTTACGGTGGAGGAGGTGGACGTGGTTGttacggtggtggaggtggacgaGGTTGTTACGGTGGTGGTGGACGTGGTTGttacggtggtggaggtggacgtGGTTGTTACGGTGGAGGTGGACGTGGTTGttacggtggtggaggtggacgaGGTTGTTACGGTGGAGGAGGTGGACGTGGTTGTTACGGTGGAGGTGGACGTGGTTGTTACGGTGGAGGAGGTGGACGAGGTTGTTACGGTGGAGGAGGTGGACGTGGTTGTTACGGTGGAGGTGGACGTGGTTGTTACGGTGGAGAAGGTGGACGTGGTTGTTACGGTGGAGGAGGTGGACGAGGTTGTTACGGTGGAGGAGGTGGACGAGGTTGTTACGGTGGAGGAGGTGGACGTGGTTGTTACGGTGGAGGAGGTGGACGAGGTTGTTACGGTGGAGGAGGTGGACGAGGTTGTTACGGTGGAGGAGGTGGACGTGGTTGTTACGGTGGAGGAGGTGGACGAGGTTGTTACGGTGGAGGAGGTGGACGTGGTTGttacggtggtggaggtggacgtGGTTGTTACGGTGGAGGAGGTGGACGTGGTTGTTACGGTGGAGGAGGTGGACGTGGTTGTTACGGTGGAGGTGGTTGTTACGGTGGAGGAGGTGGACGTGGTTGTTACGGTGGAGGTGGCTCACCATTGTGTGTGGCAGCAGggtagtgaggtctggctcttcATGTACCGCCGACTAGCCttactgttactgttgtgttataatttaactattctgacgttcgaattTGTTGTCTGGTGTTAAAttggtggtggtataggtggaAGGGCCGATGGTGAGTGGCTTTGAGCACTAAGTGACAGCATATTAACCTTCCTAGGAATTTAAAATCAGATTGAGTTACACTGACTGTCAGCTGATTGGACAGCCACGTATCAAAAATAAGATAAATAAAATTTAGTTCAGTAGATGAGTGAAGCAAAACTTGAGGAAGTACACACTgcagtaggcctacaggaccaaGAGAAGTTCCTATGTATATCCACTTGTTTTCGCTCGTGCGTATGTctattttatttttaaaatttaCGAAGGCATATGCTTCATTACCGTCCCTTGTGTTATCAGCACCGGTGAGCTGATGAcacctggctgtctgtctgtcctgcTATCTCACTCATTACTTCTCAGActcctctcccttcttccctctGTATAGCCCCTCCTGTCAGAGGACAATGTGTTAGAGTAAGAGGTAGAGAAAGGCAAATT
Coding sequences:
- the LOC138358878 gene encoding homeobox-like protein HDP1, with protein sequence MYPPARTQQCEPPGRTQQCEPPGRTQQCEPPGRTQQCEPPGRTQQCEPPGRTQQREPPGRTQQREPPGRTQQREPPGRTQQREPPGRLQAVLLDKNTLAVSVSPDSPELGSRGRRFIQSSIDRCNRGSQDNISLGCTSDDPGLFATYILFMYPTGIATCISCNYLAITITYTTPNAITSAVITFIPDTAVPLATDKITEFGQKQKNKSEIWHLSDVVEEVDVVVTVEEVDVVVTVEEVDVVVTVVEVDEVVTVVVDVVVTVVEVDVVVTVEVDVVVTVVEVDVVVTVEEVDVVVTVEEVDEVVTVEVDVVVTVVEVDVVVTVEEVDVVVTVVEVDVVVTVEEVDVVVTVEEVDVVVTVVEVDVVVTVEEVDVVVTVVEVDEVVTVEEVDVVVTVVVDEAVTVVKVDVVVTVVGVEVVVTVVEVDVVVTVVVDVVVTVVGVEVVVTVVGVEVVVTVVVDVVVTVEEVDEVVTVVEVDVVVTVVEVDVVVTVEEVDEVVTVEEVDVVVTVEVDVVVTVEKVDVVVTVEEVDEVVTVEEVDVVVTVEEVDVVVTVVEVDEVVTVVVDVVVTVVEVDVVVTVEVDVVVTVVEVDEVVTVEEVDVVVTVEVDVVVTVEEVDEVVTVEEVDVVVTVEVDVVVTVEKVDVVVTVEEVDEVVTVEEVDEVVTVEEVDVVVTVEEVDEVVTVEEVDEVVTVEEVDVVVTVEEVDEVVTVEEVDVVVTVVEVDVVVTVEEVDVVVTVEEVDVVVTVEVVVTVEEVDVVVTVEVAHHSCKPHLKIIAHALSSSLQPQERLLKPLNGPLGRLSTQFIPQKINTSRDKLYNLESLATTYNHKH